From Punica granatum isolate Tunisia-2019 chromosome 1, ASM765513v2, whole genome shotgun sequence:
GTGTAGAAATGCGGAAACAACGTAAGATGGGCCATATTACTATTATCGGCCCTTCTATGGGCATTGTTGAAGCAAGACTGAATGCGATGCTAACTGAAGAAAGTTTGGAATCTCAAACTGCTGGTTAGTTTCTATTCCGTATTTTGATGGTTGATGAATGCCATCTTccttgatttttcaaaaagtgaTACTCTGTAACAAATGCAGTCCAGCCCCGTGTTGGGATTATAATGGGCTCTGATTCCGACCTTCCTGTGATGAAGGAGGCAGCAAAGATTCTGAACATGTTCAATGTGCCTTACGAGGTTGTCCCTTACACATGCTTTTGTTATTGATTTAAGATTTGTACatgtataattatatatgtatgtatgtatgtatgtatgtatgtatatatgtatatgtatatgtatatgtgtgtacTTGCACGTTTGACTTTCAACCTGTGATGGCTTAAAACTTCACAGGTCAGAATAGTTTCTGCTCATAGAACCCCTGACGTGATGTTCAAATATGCCAAGTCAGCTAGCGAGCGGGGTGTTCAGATCATTATAGCGGGTGCTGGTGGTGCAGCTCATTTGCCAGGCGAGTTTATTTCCCTGCGTGATTGGTTgattaaaaacaaattttcatttttgaggACTTCTTGGTACATGAACATCTCAAGCTGTCTCCTTTTCCCAGGTATGATAGCTTCCCTGACTCCCCTACCTGTTATTGGCGTGCCTGTCCGTGCTTCCGTAATGGATGGACTGGACTCCCTTTTATCAATTGTGCAGGTTTGTCTCGACTTAAAATTGGTGCAAGTACATGTTTACGAGTCTCTCTTAGTTTTgctgatatatatgtatatgtgtgcaATAATTGTTTCAGATGCCGAGAGGTGTCCCTGTAGCCACTGTTGCAGTAAATAATGCCACCAATGCAGGCTTATTGGCTGTAAGAATGCTTGGGGTTGCTGATGTAGATCTCCAGGCTCGGTATGTTTCTCATTgactctgtatgattgtgacCATTATTGTCTTTTTGCCTAAACGTGGAAGCACTTGAAATCGGGAAGAAATGGTTGTTACTGCTAAATCGATTGTGCTCGATTTGCTCCGTGTGCAGGATGAGCCAGTACCAAGAAGGTACGAGAGACGAAGTCGTGGCAAAAGCAGAGAAGCTGGAGCAGGTTGGGTGGGAATCGTACTCGAATTCTTGACTCAGAAACCAATGACCCAATCCCAGCATTTTCTCCTTGCTGATTTCTGGGATCCGCAACGAGAAGATTTTGTACGAAGATAGTTCCCCCAGTAACATTCTTTTACTTAGATGCTGCAGACTTTAAATCCAGAGAGTTACAGAGAATCACTTAAAGGCctgtttggtttgtaagttaaaatcaacttgattttaacttttactttaactcaacacactacataataaaaatacacatttttcaagttaaaaattttaactttaactttaactagacacactacacaataaaaacacatgtttcccaagttaaatttttaatcTCAACTCATTtgttttccacaatcaaaattaaagttactttaattttgaattcaaACGCACCGAGAGTCGGAGAGGGGTTATGCTTCATGGGGAAGGCAGTTGATGATTCTTTGCTATTGgtttctttacaaaaatgCTCGGGTTCCAACTGTGGGAATGTATTTGGATGAATCCTCGATGCAGATTTAGTCGAAATTAACTGAGAAAGAAGGAAACCCTTGCGAGTTCTTGATTCAAGAAAGTAGAATATTGGAGCtgtttctttgttttgtttttgttttttgttttttttttcccccttcctCTGGGGACACCAACGTAAAATGAGACAAAACGTAGATGGAAGTTGTCAAATGGAGTCTTCATTAGTTGAAACATAaaccaatttcttttttttccgtttTAACCCTTAAATATGGAAAATGAGGAAGAGGGCCTATTCAATAGGCTAATTATTGATTCCAACAGCTTCCCAACAACGTGCACTCCCTGATTCCAGAATCtcactttaatttattttcattaaataataattatgattttCCCTGTCCTTTTCTCTGCTCTTCAGGAAACTCGATTCTGCACCCTCAACTTCTATCTCGGGTTCACTTTGCACCCTAAATTTCACACTATCCTGACATGCTCCCTGAAGTTCGCTCACACCACAGGCCTAACTCCgttaaaaaagttaaaaagtgTCGATGCGGATGCGGACGTTCTAACTTATTTGAGCCTTTAAGGGAGTCTCGTGACTTTCACGATATGATTTCAGATTATTTTTCCTGGATGGCTCTTCTAGATCCTCAGGCATGGTCAGATCCAAGGAGTGATGAGGGGCAGTTGATCGTTCCCCTTGGAGTCGACAAGGACTAAATTTCTTTTACATCCCACGAATGTTTTAATAAAACTCTTACATGGATCATACTCCCGAGACCGTCAATCCCTGCAACGTTAAGAAGCCATAAAAAATCCTACAAAATTACAGACAATCTACTATGTTATTATCAAAGAGTGGTGCCTTCAGTGAGGCCCTTCAGTGTTCTCCGGTGAATCTTAGAAAGTTCGCGGTGATTTTGCAGGAGGACATAAATCGGAAATGCAGGGTCCATAATTGCACGGTTTAAACTTCATGgtgcaaaatcaaatttcccCCCAcccccttcctttttttttttttaaatattatttaagagtgaaatttgatttctagTAAATGGGATTCACGTCATCATTTCCTCTCCTCCTTGTGATCAGTGCTTTCATGTAAGAGGAGCGAACATTCCATGGCCTGCATAACAATAATGAGATTTGACTATCTTAGGCTGTCCTGTCGTCCTCACCTTGGTCTACTTCATATTGCAAGTCAACCCCTTCTTCttgaaggaaaaggaagaaactCAATCTCAACCGATTCTCGTAGTCCATTAGAGAATGATCTCCATAAAAAAGTGCCAGCTGAAGTTCGTGCTGACATCAATCCGTAAATGATCCCGTGTGACCTGAGATATTACAATATCTTCCCATGAGGACAATGTGagccagtttgatagcaaaaCATGTCCATTTTTTTCGCATAATGACTGCTTTCATTGCTCCTTCCAGCGTTGTTCTTGTAATTTTCGGTTCCTTGTATGAACTAAAGTATGCCTGCTCATATATGCGAATTAAGCCACGGATAATCTTCCCAATGGagccaaaaagagaaaagtatGTGAGGTAAAGGTGAtttatgttgatgatatgttAGCTTCTTTCAAGTTGTTTCTGCAGTTTTATGCTAATGATGCAGAAGTCGGGATTTGGAATCTCTTTTGCAGGTTTTATGGTAATGAGAAGCAAACACCGGAAAAGCCGCTGCCCCTATACAAGGTACCGAGCAGCAAACTCCCAAAGTTCGTGGGGTTTAAGGTTACCTTACCTGAAACAGCTGGGACAGCAGAGAAGCCCTGGATCGGGACCCCGATCCTCGACCCAGGAAGCGGCCTTGTCCTCCTATGGAACAGGATCTTCCTTTTCTCCTGTCTCATGGCCCTGTTCATGGACCCGCTCTTCTTTTACCTCCCATCGGTAGTAGTAAACGGCGGTGGTACTTATAGTAGCAGCTCGTCCTGTATGACCACAGACCTGAACCTGGGCATCGTCGTCACGTTTTTCCGAACAGTCGCCGATGTTTTCTACCTTCTGCAGGTGATGGTCAAGTTCCGAACTGCTTATGTGTCCCCGACTTCTCGGGCATTCGGGAGAGGCGAGCTTGTTACGGACCTGAAGCTGATTGCTAAGAGGTACTTGAGATCAGGTTTCTTCGTGGATCTGCTAGCTGCCCTGCCTCTTCCCCAGGTACACTGTCCCATTAGTTCGGTTAATCAGACATTCTTTATAGTCGACAGATTTCTGCCCAGAATAAGATTTGGTCTCGAAAAGTACCGTGATAGCAGCTGATTTGGGCCCAATATCGTTCCTCTTCCACGCAGAATGTGATATGGTTCGTTCTACCAGCAACAAGAAGTTCCCGAGCAGCTCATACCAACAATGCTCTCGTGCTGATCGTTCTGTTTCAGTACATTCCCCGATTGTACCTCATCTTCCCGTTAAGTTCACATATAACAAAAGCTACTGGAGTTGTTGCGAAGACGGCTTGGGCTGGAGCTGCTTATAATCTCCTACTCTACATGTTAGCAAGTCATGTATGTAAAAATCTAGAACTAGAACTTCGCTGGTATCAATGcttgattatatatttgtcGCTTCAAAAATGGTCATTGTCCAAATGAATATCTGGTTTTTTTTCAGTTCTCAAGAGCATTAGTTAGTTCGGTTTGGCTGTTCAGTTCGTGCACATTCTAGAGAGATCGAAGGGTTATATCTCTTCTGGGAATTGGGACCAAATCTTATAGCCTCAAGCTCTATTTCTTGTAGGTTTTGGGGGCCTCATGGTACCTTCTCTCGATTGAGAGGCATGCAGGTTGTTTGAAATCGGCATGTGATAACGAACTCGTGCCAATGAAGTGTTTCCTTCGGTATTTGGACTGCAATACCTTGGAGGACGCTGATCGAAAAGTTTGGGTAGAGAACACTACTGTTTTTAGTATTTGTGATCCCAACCAAAGTGACAGTTCGTTCAAGTACGGCATATTCGCTAGTGCAGTGACACAGAGCATCGTATCTTCGGACTTTGTCGAGAAGTATTTGTATTGCCTCTGGTGGGGTCTACAGAACTTGAGGTACATATATGTATGACTCGACACATTTTTTGCAGTTATTGTAGCTGTTAGCTTATTGctaacaactttctgtattgtTTGCTCTGAAATGCAATGTCCTGCAGTTCATATGGCCAGACATTGAGCACGAGCACATTCATCGGGGAGACCGCTTTTTCGATATTGATCGCTATTCTCGGACTTGTTTTATTCGCTCACCTCATCGGAAATATGCAGGTATGGAAAATTAAAGAAGGAACGCATTTTGATCCTTTATAGTACATTGAGTCATTGGTTTATGCTTAAATTTTTTCTGCCTTTGTAGACCTATCTGCAATCGATTACGGTGAGGCTCGAGGAGTGGAGACTTAAGAGACGGGACACAGAAGAATGGATGAGACATCGTCAGCTTCCTCAGGACCTTCGGGAGCGAGTCCGGCAGTTCGTGCAGTACAAGTGGTTAGCAACAAGGGGAGTCAATGAGGAATCCATCTTGCGTGCTTTACCATCCGATCTCCGTAGAGACATCCAACGCCACCTGTGCTTGGACCTTGTCCGACGGGTAAATCACGGTGACATCATTTATCTATACACACAGATTTTTCAACTGCTTTCATAGAAACCATTCTCTTAAACTGCTTCTCATTGATCTGCAGGTCCCTTTCTTCTCACAAATGGCGATCAGCTGCTTGATGCGATATGCGAGCGGCTCGTGTCCTCTCTGAGCACCAAAGGCACGTACATTGTCCGTGAGGGGGACCCAGTGACGGAGATGCTCTTCATAATTCGGGGGAGGCTCGACAGCTCCACAACCAACGGCGGACGGACAGGCTTCTTCAACTCGATCACATTGAGACCAGGCGACTTCTGTGGGGAGGAGCTGCTCGCATGGGCCTTGCTCCCAAGGTCGACCCTCAACCTGCCATCATCCACGAGGACTGTACGGTCACTTGACGAGGTCGAGGGTTTCGCCCTTCGTGCCGAAGACCTCAAGTTTGTAGCGAACCAGTTCCGGCGACTCCACAGCAAGAAGCTGCAGCACACATTCCGGTTTTATTCCTACCACTGGAGAACGTGGGCAGCTTGCTTCATTCAGGCTGCGTGGCGTCGGTATAAGAGAAGGATGTGTGCCAAGAGCCTTAGCATGTGGGAGTACTCTCTCGACTCTGCCGAGCAAGTGGGAACTGTCAACGGGACCAAACAGGATGAGAACGAGGAGGAAGAGCGCAGCTCGAGCTATACGCCATCCTGTCAAGCGAAACAGCACCTTGGGGTGACGATACTGGCATCGAGGTTCGCGGCGAATACCCGGAAAGGGACCCAGAAAGCGAAGAATGCCGAGATGCCCAAGCTACAGAAGCCCGAGGAGCCCAACTTTTCCGCTGAGCTCGATGACGAGTGAACATACGATGTACACATGACTAAAAAAATCTAGAATTGGTACGGACTATTTCAGTGAGAGTGAAAGGCTTGCATTGACGAGGTATCTAAATTGCATTTAGTGTCTATACATCCATTTGTTGCAtactaaaaaatttaattgtacCAAAGTAGGTTAGTTCAAGTGGTTTTTCACTTAAGCAACGTCTCGGGTTAGAGTCcttgtgaatgcaaaaaattcatattgggAGGGATTTACCCTTAGCGGGCCGACCTGACTCTATTGAATTAATCGAAGCTCAATTGGCCTTTCGGATATCAGGTTTCgcaccgaaaaaaaatgtaatgcaCTGGTACTTGCCCATAACCAAGAGGTTTCAAATTCAATATCCAATAAGACTACCCGTGTTCAAGTGGTTTTCCAATTAAGCAAGATCTCGGGCTAGAGTTattgtgaatgcaaaaaattcatgtttggAGAGATTTACCCTTAGCGGGCCGACCCGACTCTTCTGGGATTAATCGAGACCTAATTGGCTTTTCGGATACCagggttcacaccgaaaaaaaaagtgtaacgCAATGGCACTTGTCCATAACCAAGATGTTTCATATTAGATATCCAATGGGACTACCCGCGtccatttattagatataatgatttctattttattacatTAAGTTCATAAGAATCCcttgtaatagaaaaaaaaaatatgaaactaGCTAATTGAAATCTTGatcaattttatattatggtgtttcaattcaattccTGGAAAAAGGGAGAAGCAATTTCCGTGTTTGAAACACAAAAGCTGCCCTTAAAAAATCGCAAATGGATTCATTGGACTCTACCTATAGAACAAGAAGTTCATGTTACAAAATGATTAATGCGTGAAAATTTAGATAAAAGAAGTAAAGAGGTATTCAATATCGTTGGACTATGCAATCACTTTCTGAACCATTGAAATAATCAGAAGGAAACCAGACCAATTTGGTAcaagcaaattttttttcccattttatTAGTTAGTTAAAAGTACTAATAGCATGCTATGTCATTCTTAACTAGGTGAAACGCCCGAACACCTAGAATTACTACGACAATCAACTAATCAACTATCATTATAGaatttagggtaaattgcactggtggttcaaaaagttttacgaATGTTataatatggtacaaaaagttttttttgctacttaatGATACACAATCTTTCAAAGTTGTTTTCAGTTTAGTATATACCGTCAACTCGCGATTGACACCATCAAGTTGACTCCGACGTGGCTCACTACGTGTCAGTATCTTTCTGACGTTGCGGAAATAGTAACCTATCTCTTTGGGGCGGGAAAACATGGGTGGCAAAGAGGACTAgaattaaacaaaaataaaagtaaaaataaaggaGAGAACTTCAAATATaagagaagaggagagagagagaggaaagaaCTTACAAAGTGCTGAATGAGAGGAAAGAACTTACAAAGTGCTGAATGAGAAAGGAGAAACCGTTCGTCTCTCTCGGTCCAAGCTCTCTCTTTTACCATTGAAAATCTGATTTTGAGTGCAATTGAAGGTTTTAGGGTAATCAAATACCAGTGTGAGGGTCATTAAATGCAATAGGTGAGACAAAGTGTTGAGGGAGAACTGAGACAGAGTGTTGAGGGAGAAAGAAAACCCATAATCTCTCTGGCTAAGCTCTCTCTTTTgcaatcaaaatctgattttgaGTGCGATCAGAGTTTGAGGGTGATCAAAGACCATCGTGAGGGTTGTCAAGTGCAATGGCGTTCGTTCCCAAAGATGAAGTTCGATTTAGAAATGAAGGGGATGGTGCTCCCTTGTATGGTAAGTCATCTACTTTTGAGCTATGTGGATGATTTGTCCTGTTTAAACTTTGGCTTTAGAAAGGACATGCAAAACCCTTGTCACATTTTTTAAGTGAAACTAGAGTAATGATCTTACTTGAAATAGTTTTGAgacattttctcttttggaAAAAGTtctgatcttttttttttcttgctagTGCATATGAGATGTTTGAAGGACATTGTACAGTATAAATGATTTGATGCTTGTTTTTGACATATGAAGGTTCTCAATATTTTACAATCGAATATTATCATGGGGGCAAGTTTGAACATGGCAGGATACATATTGTTTATGTTGGGGGTGAACTAGATTTTGTGGATTTTGTATCTGTTGACTACATATTCCTGCTAGAGATTGATGCTGATGTTAAGAAGTTAGGAATAAGGGGATTTGCAAATTACTTTTGGACAACTAATGTAGAGAAGTTGGGTGATAGTCTAGAGAAACTTCAAACTGATGAGGATACATTGAAGATGACAAATCAAGCTCTAAGGGAAGGGAATTATGTGCATTTATACATTGTTACTAAATTAGCACAAGTGGTGCTAGAGGAGTATATCAAAGAGGAACAAGCAAGGAAAGTTCCTAGTAATGTTAGGATCGAGGAGTTAGAAGATGAAAATCCCCCATGCTAGTGCAAAGGCTTAAGAACAAGGttttcagaatcgcgattctacctagaatcggtcgagggtcgtagaatcgtgaatcgtaagattctacctgtaattaaaaaaataaaaaatatatatatgtagcatactttcctgaagaaaaaaaatcaatcctttttcattcaaataaaaaccacaaaccaacaaatcaacaataagttgtaaaatgataaaaatacaaaatatcgTTACAAATGATCGAAATTCAAGGTCCAAAATTCCAAATCAAACTCccgaaataaaaagttaacaaCATAAGTCATAACTCATAACATAAAATGAACAAACATATCAAATATCATTCAAATCTTCGTAGGaaattttatctcttttttttaatccggcaaaaaaaaaaagaaataaaatggtTGGCTATCTTTGGCGGGAAGAGCTGGGCATTGAGAAACACAATCAACGGTCGATTCACAGTCAGGTGATTCGAGTGTATACGTGTTGCTCATCTGACACAGGACGCATGAAACTACCCTGCTCCTGCCTCCTCCCCATTTTgtcctcttcatcttcttgtTCCTCTTCCCCAAGACACATTTTTATTTGCAGGAAATGACCAAAAAACAGCAAAAAGAGCAAAAATAGAGCACAGAGGAAAAAGCTCCCTTGTCTCTGTCTCCGGTCGTCGTCTCCTCCAAAAAGCAGAGCTGCtcgtcctcctcctcatcccTTCCCCATTGTTGTTCCTTAATGCAGTTAtctaatgaatttttttatctaatcATACGACATCAAAAGCAAAAGCACCCATAAATACGGACTCACAGAGCTCGTTGGACACTCGGAACAACCAAACAAGAAGAAATGGTTTAATCTTCACCTCGGACTGTCGGAGAGTCGAACGAATCGGAGATTAGGTAATGGGTTAGGGCACAAAATTGTCGGGGAGAAAGGGAAAagcaggggaaaaaaaaaagaatctgtCGGGCTCGGGGCCAATGGGCTGGGTTTCGGCCCGACTCTGGCTTGCCCTTCACTAGAGGGCCCGAATTAGGCCTGGGCTTCTCCCGAATCTGGGCTGAATCaggaatcgcagaatcggcccgATTCACTTCCGATTTTACATTTTCCGAGTCACCACTCCGAATCGGAATCGTATTACCCCATTTGAAttgtagaatcgtacgattctacgattctgaAAACCATGCTTAAGAATATTAGAAGCAGAAGAAGATCCCTTCTTATTGGTTGGCATGCAGATGATAGGGGTTTGGCTGATGTTTGGTCAGTCAGTGGTAGGGCTGTAGTTGAGCCTGGAGTTAGGTCAGTCAGTCGTGGGGAAGACAGAGTGGCGGCATTAGGAAATGTTGGTCATACTGTTGGAGATGCATTTCATGGAACTGATGTGTTTTTAAATATTGATTGGGTTGATATTAACTAGGAAGAGATCGATAAACTTACATCTTCTGCAAGAGTGAATGCCAATGCAACCTCTGCTTTTAATACTATGGAGGGGCAAGAAAAAACTGAGAGATAATAAGTTGGACCATGATTATAAGGCGAAATGCAATAGAGTGAAGTTGTGGAGGGCAAGAAACCATGCcctggatatattaaggaccTCAAATGTCAAACAATATGCTAAGTTGAGAGACTATGCTGGAGAACTTACAAAGACCAATCTTGGAACCAAGTCATTGGGTGTGACCAAATGATTTTTcagaatatgtatatatgtcttGATACTTGCAATAGGGGTTTCTTAAGTGGTTGCAGGCCAGTAATTGTGTTGGATGGTTGTTGGTTGAAAGGCAGATATGGGGGGCAACTTTTGCAGCAGTTGGGATTGATGCAAACGATTACATCTATCATATAGCATATGGAGTAATGGATATTGAATACAGAGAAATATGGTCATGGTTTCTAAGAAATCTAGCTCATGACCAATATTCAGAATTCTAGACCTTGAACCTTCATGGGAGACAAGGAAAATGTATGtagcgtttggtttcaaagtaagattttaaaatcagattttgattttgaaaaagagcgATATAAATGGAgctcaccctttgactttgtatgagttattttgttttgttattgaaaaagagtggtataaatggggcccactctttgactttgtataagttattttgttttgttgtgggtagaacTAGGTTAAAGTTCTGATTTTCAAATAACattgtgaaaccaaacaagccaatAAAACTCTTAGTTCATTTATATGTAGATGAATACATAGTTATTTAAGCCATATTGTTAGTTATCTTAATTGCTTTTTATTCCTCTGTTATTTAGGGATTTTCCTGACGATGAGAAAAGGTATTGCATACGTCATCTATGGAAGAATTTATGCACCATACAGACTatcaaaaaagggaaagagcttAAAGATCTTTTTTGGACAGCTGCTAAAGCTACTTACCCAGGTGAATTCTTTAGAGCCATGAAAGTGTTCAAGAGTGATGATGAAAAGGCTTGGCGGTGGCTCCAAGATAAGGACCCATCACAATGGTCTTATTATCATTTTAGACCATACCCCAAGTGCGATGTTATGTTGAATAACCATTGTGAATGCTTCAACCGGTAATAGATATATTTAAGCatttaagtgaaaaatataAGTTCAAAGTATGTGTTGATGCttaattcattcatttcttttgtAGGTGGACGTTCATCGATCGATAATTCAATTTCTCGGGATCCATCGATACTGTCGGAATGAATACAtcgaaattgagaaattcgaaaaataatcGGCTCTATGAGAATTCCAATTTGCATCG
This genomic window contains:
- the LOC116196247 gene encoding LOW QUALITY PROTEIN: probable cyclic nucleotide-gated ion channel 14 (The sequence of the model RefSeq protein was modified relative to this genomic sequence to represent the inferred CDS: inserted 1 base in 1 codon) — encoded protein: MTAFIAPSSVVLVIFGSLYELKYACSYMRIKPRIIFPMEPKREKYVRFYGNEKQTPEKPLPLYKVPSSKLPKFVGFKVTLPETAGTAEKPWIGTPILDPGSGLVLLWNRIFLFSCLMALFMDPLFFYLPSVVVNGGGTYSSSSSCMTTDLNLGIVVTFFRTVADVFYLLQVMVKFRTAYVSPTSRAFGRGELVTDLKLIAKRYLRSGFFVDLLAALPLPQNVIWFVLPATRSSRAAHTNNALVLIVLFQYIPRLYLIFPLSSHITKATGVVAKTAWAGAAYNLLLYMLASHVLGASWYLLSIERHAGCLKSACDNELVPMKCFLRYLDCNTLEDADRKVWVENTTVFSICDPNQSDSSFKYGIFASAVTQSIVSSDFVEKYLYCLWWGLQNLSSYGQTLSTSTFIGETAFSILIAILGLVLFAHLIGNMQTYLQSITVRLEEWRLKRRDTEEWMRHRQLPQDLRERVRQFVQYKWLATRGVNEESILRALPSDLRRDIQRHLCLDLVRRVPFFSQMXDQLLDAICERLVSSLSTKGTYIVREGDPVTEMLFIIRGRLDSSTTNGGRTGFFNSITLRPGDFCGEELLAWALLPRSTLNLPSSTRTVRSLDEVEGFALRAEDLKFVANQFRRLHSKKLQHTFRFYSYHWRTWAACFIQAAWRRYKRRMCAKSLSMWEYSLDSAEQVGTVNGTKQDENEEEERSSSYTPSCQAKQHLGVTILASRFAANTRKGTQKAKNAEMPKLQKPEEPNFSAELDDE